GCCAAGGGCTTCAACTCCATGCACGGCCAGAAATACTATCCGGCGATCGCCGGCCACAGCTCGCTGTTCGCGGATTCGCTGCTCGATCTCGTGCCTGCGGAAGCGTTGCAAAATGCGGCCGGCACCTACTACAAGACGCTGACCTGGAGCGACAAGGAAGACATCGGTAACAGGCAGATGGAATTTGCCAGGAAGGCGAACGCTTTCCCTGAAACCAAGGAAACCGGCGTCAATGTTGCCGCTTCGCCCTTTTACGACTTCCTCTACATGGTGCGCGCGGCGATCGAGTCGGAGAAGTCGTTCGAGCCCGAAAAGGTCAAGCGCGCGATGGATGAGACCAAGGACTACAAGGGTCTGCTCGGCAACCTGAACTTCACGCCGACCAAACACGCTGCGATCTCGATCGAGGACATGACGATGGCAACGCTGTTGTCGGGCCGCGATCCCAAGGCGATGGCCGTCTTCCGCAAGCGCGCGATCTGAGGAACGACGGACATGCAAGCCACGAGTTCGACCGCCGAGGCGACCTGGAAGGACCCGCGTATCCTTCCGCCCGAAGTCTGCGTGCTGCGTCACGTCCTCGACCGCAACGCGGCGGAGGCGCCGGACAAGGTGTTCGTCCACTTCGATGACGGCCACGAATGGACCTATGCGCGGATCCACACGACCGTTCGACGCACTGCGGCAGCCCTGCAACGCATGGGAGTTGCCCAGGGCGACCACGTCCTTACCTGGTTGCCCAACAGTCCGGATGCGCTGCGCATCTGGTTCGCCATCAATTATATCGGCGCCGTCTACGTCCCCATGAATATTGCCTGGCGCGGACAGGTGCTCGAGAATGCCGTGCGGATTTCCGGCGCGCGCCTGCTGATTTCGCACGCCGAACTCGCGGACCGCCTTCACGATATCGACCGGTGCGCACTGACTGACCTGCTGCTGATTGGGCCAGACGTTCACGACAAACGCCTCTCCGGCTTCTGGCACCATGACGCCGCCGATCTCTCCGCGCCCGGCGAGCCGGACGCGCTACAGCGGCCGATCATGCCCTGGGACAACCAGATGATCATCTACACGTCGGGCACGACCGGCCCGTCCAAGGGCGTGCTCTGCACCTACATGCATTGCGGCTCCAGCGCGCTCGCCTTCTCGCCGCTCACCGCTGATGACCGCAATCTTGTCAACCTGCCCTTGTTCCACATGAGCGGTACGGGCGCCGTTTACCGCATGCTCGTGAAGGGCGGTTCGATCGCGCTCGTCGAGTCCTTCGACACGCGCTCGTTCTGGGACACGGTGCGGCGAACGCGATCGACCTACCTGACCCTTCTTGGCGCTATGGTGCCCTTTCTGCTGAAGGAGCCGCCAGGCCCTCGCGACCGGGACCATACGCTGCGCGTGGTCAACATCGTGCCGCTGGCCGACGGCTTCCGGCAGTTCGGCGAGCGTTTCGGGGTTGAGGTCTACACGGTGTTCAACATGACCGAGACATCCTGGCCGATCATTTCCGAACGCGATCCGGAGACGCTCGGCACCTGTGGTCGTCCCCGCCCCGGCGTGTTCGCACGCGTCGTCGACGAAAACGATGTCGAGGTCACGCCCGGCAAAACCGGCGAACTCATATTGCGCACAGACGCGCCCTGGGCCATGAGCCACGGCTACTATGGCAACCCGGAAGCAACCGCGCGAGCCTGGCGCAATGGCTGGTTCCACACCGGCGACGCTTTCCGCCAGAATGAGCGCGGCGAGTTTTTCTTCGTCGATCGCATGAAGGACGCGATCCGGCGGCGCGGTGAAAACATCTCCTCGTTCGAGGTGGAAGCTGCGATCAACGGACATCCTGACATACGCGAGGTCGCGGTTGTCGGCGTCCCCAGCGAGTTCGGCGAGGACGAGGTGCTGGCCGTAGTCGCACCGGTCGAGGGACGATCGGTCGACGCTGCCGCCTTGCTCGAGTGGCTGCGGCCGCGGCTCGCACATTTCATGATCCCGCGCTACATCCGCATCATGCCGGAGCTGCCGAAGACGCCGACGCAAAAGGTCCAGAAACACCTTCTGCGCGCCGACGGCGTCGCCAGTGACACATGGGACCGCGAAGCGGCGGGGCTCAAGGTCCGCCGCGAAAAACTTGCGAGCCTTGGTGGCGCCGGCGAGATCAGCCGATGAGCGGACCGCTCGCCGGCTTGCGCGTCGTCGAGATGGCAGGAATCGGTCCCGGCCCCTTCTGCGCTATGCTGCTCGCGGATCTCGGCGCAGAAGTCGTCCGCGTTCGCCGGCCGGGCGGCACCA
The DNA window shown above is from Bradyrhizobium sp. ISRA464 and carries:
- a CDS encoding AMP-binding protein yields the protein MQATSSTAEATWKDPRILPPEVCVLRHVLDRNAAEAPDKVFVHFDDGHEWTYARIHTTVRRTAAALQRMGVAQGDHVLTWLPNSPDALRIWFAINYIGAVYVPMNIAWRGQVLENAVRISGARLLISHAELADRLHDIDRCALTDLLLIGPDVHDKRLSGFWHHDAADLSAPGEPDALQRPIMPWDNQMIIYTSGTTGPSKGVLCTYMHCGSSALAFSPLTADDRNLVNLPLFHMSGTGAVYRMLVKGGSIALVESFDTRSFWDTVRRTRSTYLTLLGAMVPFLLKEPPGPRDRDHTLRVVNIVPLADGFRQFGERFGVEVYTVFNMTETSWPIISERDPETLGTCGRPRPGVFARVVDENDVEVTPGKTGELILRTDAPWAMSHGYYGNPEATARAWRNGWFHTGDAFRQNERGEFFFVDRMKDAIRRRGENISSFEVEAAINGHPDIREVAVVGVPSEFGEDEVLAVVAPVEGRSVDAAALLEWLRPRLAHFMIPRYIRIMPELPKTPTQKVQKHLLRADGVASDTWDREAAGLKVRREKLASLGGAGEISR